From Brassica oleracea var. oleracea cultivar TO1000 chromosome C3, BOL, whole genome shotgun sequence, a single genomic window includes:
- the LOC106333887 gene encoding uncharacterized protein LOC106333887 isoform X2 produces the protein MYRSASWSRVTEDYSVPWSAPKGLWKGLDEDEPTTYDPMSQEVTKKEKSRAKFAENAVHIIPFVLLACALILWFFSNPKESIAARIKGLTIEGDIDNDSDGTQTGFLGTATEVEGSYKSKLKRDVNKRHRRIQTSRKVVKGFH, from the exons ATGTACCGATCCGCAAGCTGGAGCCGTGTTACTGAGGATTACTCAGTACCTTGGTCTGCGCCAAAGGGATTATGGAAAGGCCTAGACGAAGACGAGCCGACTACATACGATCCTATGAGCCAGGAAGTGACAAAGAAAGAGAAGTCACGTGCTAAATTTGCTGAAAACGCTGTTCACATAATCCCCTTTGTCCTTCTCGCTTGTGCTCTCATCCTTTGGTTTTTCTCTAATCCAA AGGAATCCATTGCGGCTAGGATCAAAGGATTAACCATTGAAGGAGACATTGACAATGACAGCGACGGAACACAGACCGGATTCTTAGGCACCGCCACAGAAGTGGAAGGTTCATATAAGTCGAAGCTAAAACGCGACGTTAATAAGCGTCATCGGAGGATACAAACTTCAAGGAAAGTGGTGAAAGGATTTCATTAG
- the LOC106333887 gene encoding uncharacterized protein LOC106333887 isoform X1: MYRSASWSRVTEDYSVPWSAPKGLWKGLDEDEPTTYDPMSQEVTKKEKSRAKFAENAVHIIPFVLLACALILWFFSNPNVDVGVKEESIAARIKGLTIEGDIDNDSDGTQTGFLGTATEVEGSYKSKLKRDVNKRHRRIQTSRKVVKGFH; the protein is encoded by the exons ATGTACCGATCCGCAAGCTGGAGCCGTGTTACTGAGGATTACTCAGTACCTTGGTCTGCGCCAAAGGGATTATGGAAAGGCCTAGACGAAGACGAGCCGACTACATACGATCCTATGAGCCAGGAAGTGACAAAGAAAGAGAAGTCACGTGCTAAATTTGCTGAAAACGCTGTTCACATAATCCCCTTTGTCCTTCTCGCTTGTGCTCTCATCCTTTGGTTTTTCTCTAATCCAA ATGTGGATGTTGGGGTAAAAGAGGAATCCATTGCGGCTAGGATCAAAGGATTAACCATTGAAGGAGACATTGACAATGACAGCGACGGAACACAGACCGGATTCTTAGGCACCGCCACAGAAGTGGAAGGTTCATATAAGTCGAAGCTAAAACGCGACGTTAATAAGCGTCATCGGAGGATACAAACTTCAAGGAAAGTGGTGAAAGGATTTCATTAG